The Prochlorococcus marinus XMU1408 region ATTCAACAGACCGTGAAAATCTTGACCGATTAAGTGGTATTGATACTCCAGCACCTACTGATTTTGTTGAGCTTGCTAGATTACTAATTCGCTATCAAGACTTCAAAGGAGCTGATGATCTTAATTCTGACATGGATAAATTATTAAAAAAATGGAAAATCAACCGAGAAAAGTTAGAGACAATAACCAGAAAAATATGGTCCGATGGATTTAGACCTACCAGCTCTTCAGGTTCTGATAACGTCGGTTCTGGATTTGACACGTCCGATTCATCTCAAAACTAATGTTATGAAATTATTTTTTTATTTTAATAACTTCTATGACTTGTAATATTTATGTCTAAGTTAATAAAAATATTCATCTTGAAATTCTAAGCAAGCAGCTATTTTCAAATATATGAGCTCATCATTTCCTATAACTTTTCCACTAATTCTTGAATCCCTTCTCTCGTCTAATGATTTAACCAGTGATCAAGTTAACTTCTTAATGAATTCATGGTTAGAAAATAAAATTGAACCAGTTCAAACTGGGGCATTTCTAGCTGCATTTAGAGCTAAAGGGATTTCTGGGGATGAACTTTCTGTAATGGCTAAAATTCTTCAAGATGCGTCGAAAACTCCATTAAATCTTCCGTCTTTTGATTTGGTTGACACATGTGGAACTGGTGGAGATGGAGCTAACACATTCAATATTTCTACCGCGGTCGCTTTTGTTTCTGCTGCTTTAGGGGTGAAAATTGCCAAACATGGAAATCGCAGTGCAAGTGGCAAGGTTGGATCTGCAGATGTTTTAGAAAATCTAGGTTTGCCTTTGAAAGTTTCTTCTGAAAACGTTATTGAGGCTTTAAAAACTTTTGGTATTACTTTTCTTTTTGCACCATCCTGGCATCCTTCTTTAGTTAATCTTGCACCTCTTAGAAAAAGCTTAGGAGTTAGAACTATTTTTAATTTGCTAGGACCACTAGTTAATCCGCTAAGGCCAAAATCTCAAGTATTAGGTGTAGCTAAATCTAACTTGCTTGAGCCTATGTCCATCGCCTTAAAAGGAATGGGTCTAAAAAGAGCAGTGGTTGTTCATGGTGCAGGAGGTTTAGACGAGGCTTCCCTCGCTGGAGAAAATGAATTTCGGTTTTTAGATAATAACTCAATAAGATCTGAAATTATTCATCCTAGTGATATTGGACTTGATGAAATATCTAATGAAAGTTTAAAAGGGGATGATTTGCAAACTAATTCGAATATTTTGATGTCTTTACTCAAAGGAGAAGGAAATAAATACCATAAAGAAGTTGTAGCTTTAAATACTGCATTGGTTTTATGGGCTTCAGGCTTTGAAGATAACTTATCTTTTGGTGTCAAAAGTTCTTTAGATTGTTTGAATACAGATAAATCTTGGCTTCTTTTTGAGGAATTAAGAGATTTTTTAGCTAACTAATATTTTTTACCTTATATACCAATTTTATTATGTTTTTTGATACTGAATGCTCTGCTATATTGTTATTAGAGGATGGAACATATTTTGAAGGAATATCATTTGGTGCAGTTGGTACTATCTCAGGAGAAGTTGTATTTAATACAGGTATGACTGGTTATCAAGAGGTTATAACTGATCCAAGTTATTATGGTCAACTTATTACTTTTACTTATCCAGAGATTGGTAATACTGGGGTTAATCCAGAGGACAATGAATCTTTACATCCATCAGTTAAAGGTTTAATAACCAGACAAATATCAAATGTTTCTAGTAACTGGAGAAATAAAATAGATTTTGATCAATGGTTGAAAAATGAAAATGTTGTTGGTATTCGTGGAATAGATACAAGGGTTTTAGTTAGACATCTTAGAGAGTCTGGTACTTTGAATGGAATTATTTCATCAGATTCGAGCCTCACAATAACTGAACTATTCTCAGATTTAAAAAAATCTCCCAATATGAGTGGATTGAATCTTGTAGACAAAGTAACCACCAAAGATTCTTTCAAAGTCATTTCAAGTTGTCCTGTTGCATTTGATAAAAGAATCAAAAATATAAAAACAAATCCATACAAAATAATAGCCATAGATTTTGGAATAAAAAAATCTATCTTGGATCGACTAGTAGCTCATGGCTGTGAAGTTACAGTTTTGCCTGCAAGTGCATCTATATCTGATGTTTTAGATTTGTCTCCTGAAGGTGTTTTCCTCTCCAATGGCCCTGGAGATCCAGCGGCAGTTGATAGTGGTATTAAACTCGCTAAAGAATTAATAAAATACGAAAAACTACCTGTTTTCGGGATCTGTCTAGGCCATCAAATTCTTGGTTTAGCACTTGGAGGCAAAACATTTAAATTATCTTATGGACATAGAGGCTTAAATCATCCTTGTGGGTTGAATGGAAAGGTTGAGATTACAAGCCAAAATCATGGTTTCGCATTAAATTCAGAATCTTTAAATTCAGAAAGAATAAAAATCACTCGATTCAATTTAAATGATCAAACTGTAGCGGCTATTTCTGTAATAGATAAACCTTTCTTTGGGGTTCAATATCACCCTGAGGCTAGCCCTGGCCCTCATGACGCAGATCACCATTTTAATCATTTCGTAACCTTAATAGAAGAACGACGTAGATTCGTGGATTAATTTGGTTTCTATCACTACACTTCCATCAAGAAGTAATAGGGGATTGATCCCATAGCTGAATTACAACGAATTACTGTTTCTCTTAGAGGTGGTTTTAACCAGCAAAGTGGTTGTTTGGTGATAAATTTCACCGGCCAACTGGATGCTTATTCTGAGAAGCAATTCACTACATTTATCAATGATGTTTTAGACTTAAATCAACTATCAGTAGTTATTGACTTAAGTAATATCGATTTCATTGACTCTTCTGGATTAGGAGCAATGGTACAAGCAGTGAAAAAATGTACTCAGTCTAAAAGAGCATTTAATGTTGTTGGTAACCCTAGAGTTGTTCAAACTATTAAACTAGTACGGCTAGAAGAGTTCCTTCATCTTTCACCAGATTTGAATACTGCAATTAGTAAATTATCAGCTTGACTGATTGGATTCGCTCTTACAAATCAAACATCTCTCCAGATGGTTTAGGTCCATTGCAGTTAGCTTGGTTGGGAGATTCTATATGGGAAATGCATCAAAGGTTGCGTTATTGCGTTAGTCCAATGCGTTCGAAGGATTTTCATAATGCTGTCGTTAACGAAGTTAATGCTTCTAGTCAAGCCAGGGCAATTAGCCAAATAGAACCATTTCTTACTGATGCGGAAAAGGATTTACTTAGAAGAGCTAGAAACAAGGCTGGACGAGGCCCTAAAAATGTAGATGCTGCGACATATGCCATTGCTACCGGTTTTGAGACTATTGTTGGGTGGTTGTTTTTAAAAAATCCAAATCGACTCGCTGATTTATTTGATCTGCTTGATCGACCCAATAACTGGAAATAGTTTAAAAAAATGAGTTATCGTTTCAATAAAGATACAAAGAATTCTAAAGACACTTCTTTTAATAAACGAAGTAGTAATTATTATCGCAAGGATAATGATTCAAGGAAATCTAACTTTAATGATCGCAGAAGAACAAATAATAAAATTAACCGTCTTTCATCTGATCAAACAAATGAATATTCATATGAGAAACAACCTTCTGAAGATTTAAGAAGTAATAACAACTCTAATACCAATTACAGAGGAGCTAATCGATTTGAACGAAAAACTTCAAAGCCCTCTTATCGAAATCTTAATGCTCAGATAAGTAAAAATGATAAGAGAAGAGTGACAAATGACCCTATTGCATATTCTGAAAGCTTCACTAAAACACTAAGTGACGACTTGATTTGGGGGCGTCATTCAACTGAAGCAGCGCTTTTGGGTGGCAGAGCTATTCATAGGATTTGGTGCACGTCTGAATTAAGAAGTTCACCTAAATTCTTTCAACTTCTAAAAGATGCAAAAGCTTCTGGGGTGTTGGTTGAAGAAGTATCTTGGTCCAGGCTTGGTCAAATCACTAATGGAGCCGTTCATCAAGGAATAGTTTTACAAATTGCCGCATCAAAAACACATACTTTGACGAATTTAATTGAAGCTTGTAAACCATTTGGAGATACATCATTGCTTTTGGCTTTAGATGGCTTAACTGATCCTCAGAATCTTGGAGCAATAATTAGATCTGCAGAAGCATTAGGTGCCCAAGGTTTGATTCTTCCGCAAAGGCGAAGTGCAGGCTTAACAGGCTCTGTAGCAAAGGTTGCAGCAGGTGCTTTGGAACATTTGCCTGTTGCAAGAGTAGTTAATCTAAATAGGTCTCTTGAGAAATTGAAAGATGAAGGTTATGCAGTTGTTGGGCTTGCGGAAGAAGGAGCCTCAACCCTTTCTGAGATTAAATTTCAAGGTCCTTTAGTTGTTGTTGTTGGCTCGGAGGATAAAGGAATTTCTCTAATAACTAGAAGATTATGTGATCAACTTGTAAGAATCCCTCTTAAGGGAGTAACAACAAGTCTTAATGCATCTGTTGCCACTTCAATTTTCTTGTACGAAGTTGCTAGATGTAGGTGGATGCGTTCTATCTCTGGTCAGGATCCATCTCCTAGGTTATTGAAACCTCAGATTTCAACTGAAGTTAATAATTAATCTGTTTAAAACCCACTTTAATAGCTACTGTATAGTCTTTATAGTTTAATTATATTTTGATAAACTGAATAATTAAATAGAGTATTAATTACTTTGGGCACTCATTTTTACAAGTAACAATATGCTTCTAAAAAGTTTTGCTTCATCATCAAGTGAACATAATTTTGCTTTTTATTTGATAAATTTATGCTTAAGAAAGTAAAATAATAAAAATGCACTTTACTCATGGGTCCCATTAGGGCTCTTCGAAGCTTAGGTAATAGTTTTGGCTTGGCCTGGTGGGCCAAGGTTGAGACAAATCAACCTGATGTAACTTATTGGTTTGGTCCTTTTTTGACTCGACGCAGTTTAAAAGTCAGGTTAAATGGTTTTGTAGATGACTTATCTGCAGAGTCACCTCAGAAAATAAACCATAGTTTAGTTAGATGTCGTCGTAAAGAGCCTTTGACATCATAAGCTTGATAACAATTTTTTTATAATTTAATAATGACTTTTGCAGACTTACGCCAGAAATTGAAAAGTGGTGAAGTCTCGTCTAAAGAGCTAGTTCAAGAAAAAATTTTAAGAATTAAACAGCTTGATCCAAAACTAAATTCTTTTTTATCTGTCAATAGCGAGCAAGCTTTAAAACAAGCTGAGTTCATCGATAATCAACGATCTGCAGGAGAAATACTCCCACCTTTGTCAGGTATACCATTAGCGATCAAAGATAATCTTTGCACGAAAGGTATTAAAACAACTTGTGCAAGCAAGATTTTGGAGGATTTTGTCCCTCCTTATGAATCCACAGTCACAAAAAGGCTTTTGAAATCAGGTGCAGTAATGATTGGGAAGACAAATATGGATGAATTTGCAATGGGGAGCTCTACTGAAACTTCAGCATTTGGTCCAACCTTAAACCCCTGGGATATTTCCAAAGTGCCTGGAGGAAGCTCTGGTGGTAGTGCTGCTTCTGTTGCTGCAGGATTATGTTTTGGATCTTTAGGTTCTGATACTGGAGGTTCAATTCGTCAACCTGCTTCATTTTGTGGTGTAGTCGGTATGAAACCTACATATGGCAGAGTAAGTAGATGGGGCCTAATAGCTTTTGCTAGTTCTTTGGATCAGGTGGGACCATTTGCAAATAATGTTTCTGATGCAGCTGAAATCTTGCAAGTTATATCAGGCAAGGACGATTTTGATTCAACTACAGTTGATGTACCAGTACCAAATTATTTAGATAGTCTCTCTAAGTCAATCAAGGGGTTGAAAATTGGTTTGATTGATAATTGCTTTCAGCATGATGGCTTGGCAAAAGATGTAAAAGAATCTGTTCTGAGCGCAGCATCTCTCCTAGAAAAACAAGGTGCTGAAATTATCAATCTTTCGTGCCCTCGCTTTAACGATGGCATTGCCACTTATTACGTTATTGCTCCTTCTGAGGCATCAGCTAATTTAGCCAGATATGACGGTGTTAAATATGGATTTCGTTCTGATGATCCAAAATCACTTATAGAAATGACATCGAAAAGTCGAGCAATTGGCTTTGGAAGCGAAGTTAAACGAAGAATCTTAATTGGCACATATGCACTATCTGCTGGTTACGTTGATGCATACTACAAGAAGGCTCAGCAGGTGAGAACTTTGATTCGAAAAGACTTTGATAATGCTTTCAAAAAAGTTGATATCTTGCTGGCTCCTACCTCTCCAACTACTGCTTTCGGATCAGGAGAAAATGTAGATAATCCTATGGCTATGTACTTATCAGATTTATTAACTATTCCAGCTAATTTAGCTGGATTGCCCGCTATCAGTTTGCCTTGTGGTTTTGACAAAACAGGTTTACCAATTGGTTTACAGCTGATTGGCAATGTTTTTGATGAAGCCAAGCTTCTTCAAGTTGCGAGCCAATATGAAATAGCTGCTGATGTCTTTAAAAATAAACCTAAGAGTGATTTCACTTTTTAAATTTAAACACTTTATGTAGTGACCTGAATTCTGGCTACACTATATGCAGCGTTTCTCGCTGGATATTTATGTCTTTTGTCCCTATACACAATCATAGCGATTATAGCCTTCTTGATGGAGCTAGCCAGCTTCCATTAATGGTTGAACGAGCAAAGGAACTGGGAATGCCTGCACTGGCTTTGACTGATCATGGAGTTATGTATGGAGCTATTGAATTATTGAAGCTATGTAAGGCAGCTGATATCAAGCCAATAATTGGCAATGAGATGTATGTTATTAATGGTTCCATAGATGATCCTCAACCTAAGAAAGAGAAAAGATATCATCTTGTTGTTGTTGCAAAGAATCAAATTGGATATGAAAATCTCGTTAAATTAACAACTCTCAGCCATTTAAATGGAGTTAGGGGAAGAGGGATATTTTCACGACCGTGCATAGATAAATCATTATTAAAACAATATAGTGATGGATTGATTTGTTCAACAGCTTGCTTAGGAGGAGAGATCCCGCAAGCAATTTTAAAAGGAAGAAATGATGTTGCTAGAGATATCGCATCTTGGTATAAAGAAATTTTTAAAGATGATTTTTATCTTGAAATTCAAGATCATGGATCAGTTGAGGATAGAATTGTTAACAGTGAAATAGTCAAAATATCTAAAGAACTTGATATTCAGATTATTGCTACAAATGATGCACATTACGTCTCAAAGAATGATATTGAAGCTCACGATGCATTGATATGTGTATTGACAGGGAAGTTAATTAGTGACAAAAAAAGATTGAGATATACAGGTACCGAATATATAAAATCTGAGGAAGAGATGAGATGTTTATTTACTGATCATTTGGATAAAGTTATAATAGATACATCTATAGAAAATACCGTAAAATTAGCAAACAAAGTTGAAGAATATAAAATATTAGGAACATATAAGATGCCAAATTTTCCTATACCAAATGGATTTAATGCTATCGATTATTTAAAAGAAACTAGTATAAATGGACTTTTAGATCGATTAAATATATCTGATTTTAATTTAGTTCCTAATGTCTATAAAGAAAGACTTGATTTTGAATTAAATGTTATCGAGCAAATGGGATTCCCAACTTATTTTCTAGTCGTTTGGGATTATATAAAATTTGCAAGAGAACAAAATATTCCTGTTGGTCCTGGTAGAGGATCTGCAGCAGGTTCTTTAGTGGCTTTTTCACTTCATATAACTAATATTGATCCAGTCGAGAATGGATTATTATTTGAACGTTTTCTTAATCCAGAAAGGAAGTCAATGCCAGATATTGATACTGACTTTTGTATTGAGAGGCGAGGTGAAGTTATAGATTATGTTACTAAAAAGTATGGTGAAGATAAGGTTGCCCAGATAATTACATTTAACAGAATGACATCTAAGGCAGTTTTGAAAGATGTAGCTCGTGTACTTGATATTCCTTATGGAGATGCGGATCGTTTAGCGAAATTAATACCTGTTGTTAGAGGCAAACCTGCAAAATTATCTTCTATGATCTCCAATGAATCTCCAAATAAAGATTTTTTAGAAAAATATAATAATGATCTGAAAGTAAGGAAATGGGTTGATATGGCAATGCGAATAGAAGGAACAAATAAAACTTTTGGTGTCCATGCAGCTGGAGTAGTAATAGCCGCTAAATCTCTTGATAATTTAGTACCTCTACAACGAAACAATGATGGCCAAATTATTACTCAATATTTTATGGAAGATATTGAATCACTTGGTCTTTTAAAAATGGACTTTTTAGGACTAAGAAATCTTACAATGATAGAAAAGACTATTAACTTAGTTCAGGAATCAATAGGTAAAAGATTAGATCCTGATTCTTTGCCTTTCACAGATAAGAAAACATTTGAATTACTTACTAGGGGAGATTTAGAAGGTATTTTTCAACTTGAATCTAGTGGAATGAGACAAATAGTTAAAGATTTAAAGCCTTCATCACTTGAAGATATTTCTTCTATTTTAGCTCTTTACCGACCTGGACCTCTTGATGCAGGATTAATTCCTAAATTTATAAATAGAAAACATGGTAAGGAGAATATTGATTTTCCACATCAGTTACTTAAACCCATTTTAAGTGAGACTTATGGAATCATGGTTTATCAAGAGCAGATCATGAAGATTGCACAGGATTTAGCTGGATACTCTCTTGGTCAAGCCGATTTATTAAGAAGAGCAATGGGAAAGAAGAAAGTTTCTGAAATGCAAAGACATAGAGAACTCTTTGTTGCGGGTGCTGTTGATAATGGAGTGACAGAATTGATTGCAGATCAGTTGTTTGATCAAATGGTTTTATTTGCAGAATATTGCTTCAATAAAAGCCACTCGACTGCTTATGGCGCTGTTACTTATCAGACAGCGTATTTGAAAGCACATTATCCCGTTGCCTATATGGCGGCATTGTTAACAGTTAATGCTGGTTCAACTGACAAAGTTCAGCGTTATATCTCGAACTGTAATTCGATGGGCATAAATGTAATGCCACCAAATATAAATACTTCTGGTGTTGACTTTACTCCCAAGGATAATTCTATTCTTTTTGGATTATCTGCTATTAAAAATTTAGGTGATAGCGCAATTAGAAAAATCATTGCTAGTAGAGAAACAGATGGAGAATACAGATCATTAGCTCAATTCTGTGACCGCATTTCATTATCTTCTGTTAATAGAAGGGCTCTTGAAGCTTTGATTCATTGCGGTGCTTTCGATTGTCTTGATGAGAATGCTAATCGAGCTCAACTTATATCTGACTTGGATTTAGTAATTGAATGGGCTTCTTCAAGGGCGAAAGATAGAACTAGTGGCCAAGGAAATCTTTTTGATCTGTCTACCTCCTCCTCAACTGAAGAATCATCAACTAATGATTATCTATCAGTTCCCAAGTCTAAAAGTGTTAATGAATACCCCCCATCCGAGAAACTTAAATTAGAAAAAGAACATGTTGGCTTTTATTTATCTGATCACCCTTTGAAACAGCTATCTGAGCCTGCAAGATTAATTGCTCCAATTAGTTTGGGATCTTTAGAAGATCAAAAAGATAAGTCTAGAGTTAGTGTCATTGCCATGATTCCTGGGATGAGAGAGGTTACAACTAGAAAGGGTGACAGAATGGCGATCATTCAACTCGAGGATCTAACTGGTTCTTGTGAAGCCGTTGTCTTTCCGAAAAGTTATGAAAGGTTGTCTGATCACTTGATGGTTGAAACGAGGTTATTAATATGGGGGAGCGTTGATAGGAGAGATGAAACTGTTCAATTAATTGTTGATGATTGTCGTGAAATTGATGATTTAAGATTTTTACTGATTGACCTTCTCCCTGATCAAGCAACTGATATAAATGTTCAGCATAAATTAAGAGAATGTCTTTCAAAAATTAGGCCTGATAGAAATGAATTAGGTGTTCGTATCCCAGTTGTGGCTTGCCTTAAGGATAATATTAATACTAGATACGTAAGATTAGGTGATCAATTTTGTGTAAAGGATACAGAGCTTGCTTTGAATATTTTGTCCAAGAATTCCTTCAGTGCAAGATCTAGTAAAAGACTTGTAAATTAAATTTAATTGTTAACTGGTTATTTCATTTTTAGAACTCTTGAATGCATCCTTCATCCTATTGATATTTGGTTTTATGTTTTCAAAACCTAAAAAACTGCCTGGGCTGATATCCCAACTAGCAGAAAGTATTCCGTAGCTTAGTCCCAGTAAACCCACAAGGAAACACATTGCTGAACTGACGAGCGTAACTGTCGGCGAGATTTCTGCGATACCTTTGCTTATAAGAAAATAACTGCCAATAAATACTCCCATACCACTAATTGTTGGTATTCCTGTCGTAAATACAATCCTCCTCGCCATTCTGTTGGCTACATATTTTGGTATTCCAGATTTAGTATTAGAATTTTTTGAGGGAGTTTTAATTTCAATCTTTGGTGTCGAGCTGCTACTCGAAAATCCTATTTTTGCTTCTTGAGATTGTGTTTTTTTGGTTTTTTTTGCTCCTTTCATTAGCTTTTAACTACGTAATACCCGTCATTATCCTCTAATAGATAGTTTTTCTATTATCTCAGTATATCTTTTTTCACTTTTATTTCGCACATAACCCAAAAGTCTTTTGCGCTGACCAATCATTTTAAGTAAGCCTTGTCTTGAGGAAAAATCATGAATGTTTCCTTGAAGATGTTTGCTTAATTTCGAGATCCTTGTTGTCAGCATGGCAACTTGAACCTCTGCTGAACCAGTATCAGTTGGATGTATTTGATGTGAGTTGATTAGCTTTTGTTTCTCTTCTGTGCCAAGTGACATTTTGATTTGAATTCTCTTAATACAATAAGTCTATTTTAATCCCTAGCCTTCTATCAAGTGCTCTTTTGACTTAATCTTATAAGAATCTCTTTAAGATGCTTATCCATCAGCTCTTTTTTAGCTTCTGTGGATAGTGTATTTATTAGCAATGTATTTTCTTTTTCGTTGATTGTTAAATATTTTATTGAATCTTTTATTTCATTATCCATATAGCCCAGTGAATTTAGAATTGATCTAATTTCTTCTATATATGTACCAAAGCTGTTTAAGTTTGAACTTTTTTGATTATCTACATTTATTTTAGTATTATCAGTAAATTCTTGAAGTTTATTTTTGAGTTCCACTACTAATCTTTCTGCTATACGTTTACCAATGCCCTGAGAATTAGTTAATAAACTTAAATCTTGTTCTTCAATAGCATTAACTAATTGATAAACCTCTAAGTCCTGTAATAAAACCATAGCAATTTGAGGGCCAATACCATTAATGCTAATGATTTTTCGAAATAAGTCCCTTTGATTAATCTCCCTAAAACCATATAGGTTTGTACAATCCTCACGATTTATTTGGTGAATCCAAAATTCTTTAAAATCCGAATTCTCAATCTTATCTATTTGCTTTGATAATAGTTGTACTTCATAACCAACACCACCAACATTTAGAACTACTCCCCTTTTGGAGGATATATGCCAGTTTTGTATTATTTGACCTTTTAACCAACTAATCATTATTTATAAATTTATTTGAAATTATTTTGATAGCTAAGTTGATTTAACCACCGTCTATTTCACACCCCACCATTGACCCCCCTATTATGCCGGCTGGAATTGCCCACCAACGATCCTTACCTCTGGATATTGCTGTGGCTAATCCACCACCTAATATTCCTCCAGCAATTGTACCCTCAGAGCAATCATTGTTATCAAATTTATTTTTATTTGTCGTTGAACTAACTCCTGGGCAAGGCACCTCCACTGTCTCTTCCCATTTCTTGATATATCCAGGATTATTTCTTGTCCCTGGTATGTATTCCTCTCTATATTCATTTCTAGTGCAAGTTCTGCTAGAGGAGAACCCCTTTTGATAATCATCAGCAAAAACAGATGTTGATCCAGTAATTAGAACCATTGATAAGATCGCAGAATTTATTTTCATATGTAATTTACGCTTTTGAACTTTTTGATGCACTTATACTAATAATAGTGGATATAAGTACGCAAAGACCACCCAAATAAACTGAAGTTGATATTGTATCTTTAAAAATCAATAGACCCCAGATGCTTGAGAAGATTACTTGAGAATAATTAAGTGAGGTAGCTTGCCCTGCTGGAATAAGTCTTAGGCCCTCAGTTATGCAAACTTGACCAATTTGTGTAAAGAAACCAATACCTAATATCCAAATCCATTCAAATCCAATTGGTAATACAAAATTATTAATTATAAGTGGTAAAGATAATGGAATAGATACCAATGGAAAATAATGAATAATAACTAGAGGGTGCTCTTTAGCAGATAATTTTCTTACGCAAATATAGGCAAGCGATGTCAATAGAGCTCCTATTATTGCTATAGTTAATGCTATAAAAGTATCTATTACATTTCTATTTGAAATAAATTCTGGTTGACTAACTAATATTATTCCTATCCATCCAATGATGATCGAATAAACTATTCTTTTTAATATATCTTCTTTTAAGATAAAGTGTGCACATATAACTGTAAATGTAGGATAAATATATTGTATTACAGTAGCTGTTGCTATAGGTAAAATTGTTAGAGCCTTAAATATACAAAATAGAGCTAATGTTCCAAGTAAACCTCTAATAATTAATAATTTTTTTTGATTTCCCCAAGGATTTATATTATTTTTAAATAACACTAGTCTAGTTATCACCAAACTAATTGATGCTCTCGCGAACACCAATTCTGAAACTGGTATTCTTCCATTAATTGATTTCACACATACGCTCATAAGACTAAATGCAAGACCACTTGCTATTAAAAATTTGATACCTCTAAAATTTCTATCTTTTTCAATTTTTTTTAGAATTTGTTTTTCTCTCAATTTCTAAAACTCTTAACTAAATATTTCTGTATCAATTAAAATTATCATATGGCTTCAGTTCGACTTCATCCCAGGAC contains the following coding sequences:
- the carA gene encoding glutamine-hydrolyzing carbamoyl-phosphate synthase small subunit, whose amino-acid sequence is MFFDTECSAILLLEDGTYFEGISFGAVGTISGEVVFNTGMTGYQEVITDPSYYGQLITFTYPEIGNTGVNPEDNESLHPSVKGLITRQISNVSSNWRNKIDFDQWLKNENVVGIRGIDTRVLVRHLRESGTLNGIISSDSSLTITELFSDLKKSPNMSGLNLVDKVTTKDSFKVISSCPVAFDKRIKNIKTNPYKIIAIDFGIKKSILDRLVAHGCEVTVLPASASISDVLDLSPEGVFLSNGPGDPAAVDSGIKLAKELIKYEKLPVFGICLGHQILGLALGGKTFKLSYGHRGLNHPCGLNGKVEITSQNHGFALNSESLNSERIKITRFNLNDQTVAAISVIDKPFFGVQYHPEASPGPHDADHHFNHFVTLIEERRRFVD
- the rlmB gene encoding 23S rRNA (guanosine(2251)-2'-O)-methyltransferase RlmB encodes the protein MSYRFNKDTKNSKDTSFNKRSSNYYRKDNDSRKSNFNDRRRTNNKINRLSSDQTNEYSYEKQPSEDLRSNNNSNTNYRGANRFERKTSKPSYRNLNAQISKNDKRRVTNDPIAYSESFTKTLSDDLIWGRHSTEAALLGGRAIHRIWCTSELRSSPKFFQLLKDAKASGVLVEEVSWSRLGQITNGAVHQGIVLQIAASKTHTLTNLIEACKPFGDTSLLLALDGLTDPQNLGAIIRSAEALGAQGLILPQRRSAGLTGSVAKVAAGALEHLPVARVVNLNRSLEKLKDEGYAVVGLAEEGASTLSEIKFQGPLVVVVGSEDKGISLITRRLCDQLVRIPLKGVTTSLNASVATSIFLYEVARCRWMRSISGQDPSPRLLKPQISTEVNN
- a CDS encoding STAS domain-containing protein, translated to MTVSLRGGFNQQSGCLVINFTGQLDAYSEKQFTTFINDVLDLNQLSVVIDLSNIDFIDSSGLGAMVQAVKKCTQSKRAFNVVGNPRVVQTIKLVRLEEFLHLSPDLNTAISKLSA
- a CDS encoding DUF3288 family protein, with product MIEAQNHPLYSTDRENLDRLSGIDTPAPTDFVELARLLIRYQDFKGADDLNSDMDKLLKKWKINREKLETITRKIWSDGFRPTSSSGSDNVGSGFDTSDSSQN
- the gatA gene encoding Asp-tRNA(Asn)/Glu-tRNA(Gln) amidotransferase subunit GatA; the protein is MTFADLRQKLKSGEVSSKELVQEKILRIKQLDPKLNSFLSVNSEQALKQAEFIDNQRSAGEILPPLSGIPLAIKDNLCTKGIKTTCASKILEDFVPPYESTVTKRLLKSGAVMIGKTNMDEFAMGSSTETSAFGPTLNPWDISKVPGGSSGGSAASVAAGLCFGSLGSDTGGSIRQPASFCGVVGMKPTYGRVSRWGLIAFASSLDQVGPFANNVSDAAEILQVISGKDDFDSTTVDVPVPNYLDSLSKSIKGLKIGLIDNCFQHDGLAKDVKESVLSAASLLEKQGAEIINLSCPRFNDGIATYYVIAPSEASANLARYDGVKYGFRSDDPKSLIEMTSKSRAIGFGSEVKRRILIGTYALSAGYVDAYYKKAQQVRTLIRKDFDNAFKKVDILLAPTSPTTAFGSGENVDNPMAMYLSDLLTIPANLAGLPAISLPCGFDKTGLPIGLQLIGNVFDEAKLLQVASQYEIAADVFKNKPKSDFTF
- a CDS encoding DUF1816 domain-containing protein, yielding MGPIRALRSLGNSFGLAWWAKVETNQPDVTYWFGPFLTRRSLKVRLNGFVDDLSAESPQKINHSLVRCRRKEPLTS
- a CDS encoding Mini-ribonuclease 3 codes for the protein MTDWIRSYKSNISPDGLGPLQLAWLGDSIWEMHQRLRYCVSPMRSKDFHNAVVNEVNASSQARAISQIEPFLTDAEKDLLRRARNKAGRGPKNVDAATYAIATGFETIVGWLFLKNPNRLADLFDLLDRPNNWK
- the trpD gene encoding anthranilate phosphoribosyltransferase yields the protein MSSSFPITFPLILESLLSSNDLTSDQVNFLMNSWLENKIEPVQTGAFLAAFRAKGISGDELSVMAKILQDASKTPLNLPSFDLVDTCGTGGDGANTFNISTAVAFVSAALGVKIAKHGNRSASGKVGSADVLENLGLPLKVSSENVIEALKTFGITFLFAPSWHPSLVNLAPLRKSLGVRTIFNLLGPLVNPLRPKSQVLGVAKSNLLEPMSIALKGMGLKRAVVVHGAGGLDEASLAGENEFRFLDNNSIRSEIIHPSDIGLDEISNESLKGDDLQTNSNILMSLLKGEGNKYHKEVVALNTALVLWASGFEDNLSFGVKSSLDCLNTDKSWLLFEELRDFLAN